In Odocoileus virginianus isolate 20LAN1187 ecotype Illinois unplaced genomic scaffold, Ovbor_1.2 Unplaced_Scaffold_24, whole genome shotgun sequence, a single genomic region encodes these proteins:
- the LOC110121860 gene encoding zinc finger protein 665-like, with the protein MALSQTQLTIEDVDIKFTPEEWECLDPAQRALYQDVMEETYRNLLSVGSSCIHMTKKLQAKENSGKGEILQRVMFGRTETYETKDFFLRKIQEIVHGFKSLWTDAERNDKGMSISHNRNLTGGRDHQSRNDVGDKPVEMHRSGFHDELQMLQSEGTVFECSQVVANINSSASGLPPQRTRSVCKGNSHKRESAVMHPSELGPDQEAHKKKTYSCNECNITFLQDSELTRHQRIHTGRKPYKGDVCGKALNVSLAVHRTNHTGEKPYTCDVCGKAFTRRESRTLHQMLHTGEKPYKCDMCGKAFTYKKSHALHQTLHTGEKPYKCDVCGRGYTRKSKLEIHQRIHTGENSYKCDVCGRGFTGKRHLGTHRRIHTEEKPYKCSSCDKRFFTLSSLNIHQAVHTGEKAYKCNLCGKIFSSRGNFAVHQRTHTGEKPYKCDMCGKAFTRKESHVLHQILHTGEKPYKCEVCGRGYTRSTHLAIHQRVHTGEKPYKCDVCGKAFIVSGSLTSHRKVHTREKPYKCDVCGKAFSVNGSLTCHRKIHTGEKPYKCDVCGKAFSVNGSLTYHQKIHTGEKPYKCDVCGKAFSVNGRLKSHRNIHTGEKPYKCDICGKAFKVNGSLTYHQKIHSGEKPYKCNVCGKAFSVNGSLISHQKTHSGEKPYKCDLSGKAFSFNASLAVHRRIHTGEKPYKCVVCGKAFRQTSAFAVHRRTHSGEKLRG; encoded by the exons ACACAGTTGACCATCGAGGATGTGGACATCAAGTTCACTCCAGAGGAGTGGGAATGCCTCGACCCTGCTCAGAGGGCCTTGTACCAGGACGTGATGGAGGAGACCTACAGGAACCTGCTGTCTGTGG GTTCGTCTTGTATACATATGACCAAGAAAttacaagcaaaagaaaacagtggAAAAGGAGAAATTTTGCAAAGAGTGATGTTTGGAAGAACTGAAACCTATGAAACCAAAGATTTTTTCCTCAGGAAGATACAGGAAATTGTGCATGGTTTTAAGAGTCTGTGGACAGATGCTGAAAGAAATGACAAAGGAATGTCTATATCCCATAACAGAAATCTCACTGGTGGAAGAGATCATCAGAGTAGAAATGATGTAGGAGATAAGCCTGTTGAAATGCATAGATCAGGCTTTCATGATGAATTGCAGATGCTTCAGTCTGAAGGGACAGTTTTTGAATGTAGTCAGGTTGTGGCAAATATCAACAGTAGCGCCTCAGGTTTGCCACCTCAGAGAACTCGTAGTGTCTGTAAAGGCAATTCTCATAAACGTGAGAGTGCTGTTATGCATCCCTCAGAACTGGGACCAGACCAGGAAGCACACAAGAAAAAAACTTACAGTTGTAATGAGTGTAACATAACTTTTCTTCAGGACTCAGAACTCACTAGACATCAAAGAATCCATACAGGAAGAAAACCATATAAAGGTGACGTGTGTGGCAAGGCCCTTAATGTGAGCCTTGCAGTTCATCGAACAAatcatactggagagaagccaTATACATGTGATGTGTGTGGAAAGGCCTTTACTCGCAGAGAAAGCCGTACACTTCATCAAATgcttcatactggagagaaaccatataaatgtgataTGTGTGGAAAGGCCTTTACTTACAAAAAAAGCCATGCACTTCATCAGACccttcatactggagagaaaccatataaatgtgatgtATGTGGCCGTGGCTATACTCGAAAGTCAAAACTTGAAattcatcagagaattcatactggagagaattCTTATAAATGTGATGTATGTGGCCGTGGCTTTACTGGAAAGAGACATCTTGGAACTCATCGGAGAATTCATACTGaagagaaaccttacaaatgtagTAGCTGTGATAAACGTTTTTTTACACTGTCATCCTTAAATATACATCAGGCAGTTCATACAGGTGAGAAAGCatataaatgtaatttatgtGGCAAAATATTCAGTTCCAGGGGTAACTTTGCAGTTCATCAGAGaactcatactggagagaaaccatataaatgtgataTGTGTGGAAAGGCCTTTACTCGCAAAGAAAGCCATGTACTTCATCAGATccttcatactggagagaaaccatataagtGTGAAGTATGTGGCCGTGGTTATACTCGAAGCACACATCTTGCAATTCATCAGAGggttcatactggagagaaaccatataaatgtgaCGTATGTGGCAAGGCCTTTATTGTAAGTGGAAGCCTTACATCTCATCGGAAAGTTCATACCAGAGAGAAACCATATAAGTGTGATGTATGTGGCAAGGCCTTTAGTGTAAATGGAAGCCTTACATGTCATCGGAAAATTCATACCGGcgagaaaccatataaatgtgatgtATGTGGTAAGGCCTTTAGTGTAAATGGAAGCCTTACATATCATCAGAAAATTCATACCGGcgagaaaccatataaatgtgatgtATGTGGTAAGGCCTTTAGTGTAAATGGAAGACTTAAATCTCATCGGAatattcatactggagagaaaccgtATAAATGTGACATATGTGGTAAGGCCTTTAAGGTAAATGGAAGCCTTACATATCATCAGAAAATTCAttctggagagaaaccatataaatgtaaTGTATGTGGTAAGGCCTTTAGTGTAAATGGAAGCCTTATATCTCATCAGAAAACTCAttctggagagaaaccatataaatgtgatCTCAGTGGCAAGGCCTTTAGTTTCAATGCAAGCCTTGCAGTTCATcggagaattcatactggagagaaaccatataagtGTGTTGTGTGTGGAAAGGCCTTTAGACAAACTTCAGCCTTTGCAGTTCATCGAAGAACTCATTCTGGAGAGAAACTGAGAGGGTAA